GTCTAAGTAAAGATTTATCAAGGCTTTTAGCACAAAATAAATGCGGTATTTTATGGTTTAGAAAGCTTGATAATTACATACTTTATAGCGGTGAAGAATATGAAATTTTATTTGGTTTTGATGAAAAAAATCGCAAAATTATAGAACAAATTGCCAAAAAGCATCGTGTAAAATTAAATATTTTTGGTAAAGCAGTGAAAGGAAAATATGAATTTAGCGGAAGAGAACACCATTTTTAAACCCTTATACACTTTAAAACACAGTCCTATTAATGCGTATTTTAGCAAAAATAGCGATGATTTTGTGGTACGCGAAAGGTCTTTGTATGAATTTAGCGGCAAAGGCGAGCACTTAATTTTACACATTAACAAAAAAGATTTAAGCACGAGTGAAGCTTTACGAATTTTAAGCCAAATATGTGGGGTTAAGATGCGTGATTTTGGTTATGCGGGGCTTAAAGACAAGCAAGGAAGTACTTTTCAGTATATCTCTATGCCTAAGAAATTTGAAAATGAACTTACAAATTTTTCGCATCCTAAGCTTAAAATTTTAGAAACTTTTACTCATGAAAATAAGCTAAGAATCGGGCATTTAAAAGGAAATTCTTTTTTCATCCGCTTAAAAAAAGTTTTACCAAGTGATGCCTTAAAACTCGAACAAGCTTTGATGAATTTAGACAAGCAAGGCTTTGCGAATTATTTTGGCTATCAGCGTTTTGGAAAATTTGGGGACAATTACAAAGAAGGGCTTGAAATTTTGCGTGGCAAGAAAATGAAAAATGTCAAGATGAAAGAATTTTTAATTTCGGCTTTTCAAAGCGAGCTTTTTAACAGATATTTAAGTAAAAGAGTGGAATTATCACATTTTGCAAAAGATTTTAGCGTGGCAGAACTCATTCAAATTTATAAAATCAGTAAAGAAGAAGCAAAGCAAATTAAAAATCAAAAGCAGTTTTTTAAGCTTTTAAAAGGTGAAGTTTTGGGACACTATCCTTTTGGAAAATGCTTTTTGTGCGAAGATTTAGAAAGTGAGGTATTGCGTTTTAATCAAAGAGATATCAGTGCCATGGGACTTTTAATCGGAAATAAAGCTTATGAAACGACTCAAGGTTTAGCTTTAAATTTAGAAAATGAAATCTTTAAAGATGCTTTAGAATTTAAATCTAAAATGCAAGGTTCTAGGCGTTTTATGTGGGGATATTTAGAAGAACTTAAATGGCGATATGATAAAGAAAAAGCCCATTTTTGTATGGAATTTTTCCTACAAAAAGGCTCATATGCTACGATTATTTTAGAGGAGATTTTGCATCAAGTTTAAAAAATTTCACGCATACAACAATCCATCTTTAAAGCAAGTGACTAAATTCTATATAAAAAATTTCAAAGAATTTTTGCTATTATAAAATTCAAATTTTACGCTATAATA
This genomic interval from Campylobacter sp. CCS1377 contains the following:
- the truD gene encoding tRNA pseudouridine(13) synthase TruD, producing MNLAEENTIFKPLYTLKHSPINAYFSKNSDDFVVRERSLYEFSGKGEHLILHINKKDLSTSEALRILSQICGVKMRDFGYAGLKDKQGSTFQYISMPKKFENELTNFSHPKLKILETFTHENKLRIGHLKGNSFFIRLKKVLPSDALKLEQALMNLDKQGFANYFGYQRFGKFGDNYKEGLEILRGKKMKNVKMKEFLISAFQSELFNRYLSKRVELSHFAKDFSVAELIQIYKISKEEAKQIKNQKQFFKLLKGEVLGHYPFGKCFLCEDLESEVLRFNQRDISAMGLLIGNKAYETTQGLALNLENEIFKDALEFKSKMQGSRRFMWGYLEELKWRYDKEKAHFCMEFFLQKGSYATIILEEILHQV